From a single Acidobacteriota bacterium genomic region:
- a CDS encoding nucleotide disphospho-sugar-binding domain-containing protein, producing the protein MRDHLMFGPAKALALDVLDALEQESADAMAVDFLMPGGLVAAEAAGVPAAAVVHTIYSLPAPGLAPVGMGLAAPQSALGRRGADLLNAIVAMLFNRRLKSFNQTRRELGLGPLTDSMQLYERAHRILVLTYRSFDFPASSYPANVRYVGPCLKPLPENDTGPCVDSYPVVASFSTNFADNARLVDRIHEVLSLLPHRCLLLTPAIDPDSIAEAANVDKSRFVPHEKVFPAAKVVITHGGHGTVIKALLHGLPVVCLPCDHDQSDIAQRLVSLEAGIRLSPRSTKRAIRNAVEKVLREEKFTQAARRAGDRFRLEEHPLAVEEIESL; encoded by the coding sequence ATGCGTGACCATCTGATGTTCGGTCCGGCCAAGGCTCTGGCCCTCGACGTTCTTGATGCCCTGGAGCAGGAGTCCGCCGACGCGATGGCGGTCGACTTTCTCATGCCGGGCGGCCTTGTGGCCGCCGAGGCGGCGGGAGTCCCAGCCGCCGCCGTGGTGCATACCATCTATTCGTTGCCGGCGCCCGGCCTGGCGCCGGTTGGCATGGGCCTGGCGGCACCCCAATCCGCCTTGGGCAGGAGGGGGGCGGATCTCCTTAACGCCATCGTGGCCATGTTGTTCAACCGGCGCCTTAAGAGCTTCAATCAAACCCGCCGCGAATTGGGGCTCGGCCCTCTGACCGATTCCATGCAGCTCTATGAAAGAGCTCACAGGATTCTGGTGCTGACCTACCGCTCCTTTGATTTTCCGGCTTCCAGCTATCCGGCCAACGTCCGATATGTGGGGCCATGTCTTAAGCCCCTTCCCGAGAATGATACGGGACCTTGCGTGGACTCCTATCCCGTCGTGGCCAGCTTCAGCACGAACTTCGCAGACAATGCCCGGCTGGTCGATCGCATTCACGAAGTTCTTTCTCTATTGCCCCACCGATGCCTCCTTCTGACGCCGGCGATCGACCCCGACTCCATTGCAGAGGCGGCCAACGTGGACAAGTCGCGTTTCGTGCCCCACGAGAAAGTTTTTCCCGCAGCGAAGGTCGTCATCACCCACGGCGGCCACGGCACCGTCATCAAGGCGTTGCTGCACGGTCTACCGGTGGTATGCCTGCCTTGCGACCATGATCAGTCCGATATCGCCCAGCGGTTGGTCTCTCTGGAGGCCGGCATCAGGCTGTCTCCACGGTCCACCAAGAGGGCCATTAGGAACGCCGTGGAAAAGGTGTTGAGA